The following proteins come from a genomic window of Actinomycetota bacterium:
- a CDS encoding NifB/NifX family molybdenum-iron cluster-binding protein has product MILAIVKEGERVSSHYGRSEGFILAEIDNGSIKSREVIPAPSEHSCGGLAELFLRHGVDTVIVGGIGGGAVQHLNAAGINIVAGASGGIEEVLSSYLDGSLLPGDAVCGGEHEGPCRHH; this is encoded by the coding sequence ATGATACTGGCGATAGTCAAGGAAGGCGAGAGGGTCTCTTCACATTACGGGCGCTCCGAGGGGTTCATCCTCGCCGAGATCGATAACGGTTCCATCAAGTCCCGGGAGGTCATCCCGGCTCCGTCCGAACATTCATGTGGGGGCCTCGCCGAGCTTTTTCTGCGCCACGGGGTCGATACTGTGATCGTCGGCGGGATCGGGGGCGGCGCCGTCCAGCACCTCAATGCCGCGGGCATAAACATCGTCGCCGGGGCTTCCGGAGGTATCGAAGAGGTGCTCTCCAGCTACCTGGACGGCTCGTTGTTGCCCGGGGACGCGGTATGCGGCGGTGAGCACGAAGGCC